One segment of Schistocerca cancellata isolate TAMUIC-IGC-003103 chromosome 2, iqSchCanc2.1, whole genome shotgun sequence DNA contains the following:
- the LOC126153231 gene encoding alpha-1,3-mannosyl-glycoprotein 2-beta-N-acetylglucosaminyltransferase-like: protein MWLRSVDSTLDAHIDSGNAIKLKEFDHLGWYRKKNGVKMLIKWVEEMITDEEDSAADVNNAMGEASEVDANTTLRLLKEAAQTKLAGDSPVIAVLVLACDRVTVGRCLDQLLKHRPSKRQFPIVVSRDCDHIETAAVIASYTGRNVFSLRQPDQSSIAIPHEKKHLLGYYKVSRHYRWLLNFIFDTVGFDFAIVVEDDIDTAPDFFEYFAATRKLLERDPSLWCVSAWNDNGKSHLVDLEAGALIHRTDFFPGLGWMLARKEWARLAPGWPKAFWDDWLRRPEQRLGRACLRPEISRTRVFVAYGVSRGYYFEEHIRRVVLSKHFVPFTQFRLDHLLKDNYDPRFNRTVSGSPVVTKEQLLRRSITDSGPVRITYGSQYNFRQVAQTFRLMDDVKSGVPRTAYQGVVTFMYNRVRVYLAPKYSWKGYNYNWS from the coding sequence ATGTGGCTCCGATCTGTAGATTCTACCCTGGATGCGCACATTGATTCTGGAAATGCTATCAAATTAAAAGAGTTCGATCATCTCGGCTGGTATAGGAAAAAGAATGGTGTCAAGATGTTGATAAAGTGGGTGGAAGAAATGATTACTGATGAAGAAGATAGTGCTGCTGATGTAAATAATGCAATGGGTGAAGCTTCTGAGGTAGATGCAAACACAACGTTAAGGCTGCTGAAAGAGGCTGCTCAGACCAAACTCGCAGGTGATTCTCCGGTGATAGCTGTTCTCGTGTTGGCGTGTGACCGCGTCACAGTTGGTCGCTGCTTGGACCAGCTCCTCAAACACCGACCATCCAAGCGTCAGTTCCCTATTGTGGTGAGCCGAGACTGCGATCACATTGAAACTGCTGCGGTTATcgcatcctacactggccgtaatgTCTTCAGCTTGCGGCAGCCGGACCAGTCCTCAATCGCCATACCGCATGAGAAGAAACATCTACTAGGGTACTACAAAGTGTCGCGCCACTACCGCTGGCTCCTCAACTTCATATTCGACACCGTCGGCTTCGACTTCGCCATTGTCGTCGAGGACGACATCGACACTGCTCCAGATTTCTTCGAGTACTTCGCAGCGACGAGGAAGCTCCTGGAACGAGATCCATCCCTGTGGTGCGTCTCCGCGTGGAACGACAACGGGAAGTCTCACCTCGTGGATCTCGAGGCGGGTGCACTGATCCACCGCACCGACTTCTTCCCGGGTTTGGGCTGGATGCTGGCCCGGAAAGAGTGGGCCAGGTTGGCTCCAGGGTGGCCGAAAGCCTTCTGGGACGACTGGCTGCGAAGACCAGAGCAACGCCTCGGCCGCGCGTGTCTGAGGCCCGAGATCTCCCGGACGCGAGTTTTCGTAGCTTATGGCGTCAGCAGGGGCTACTACTTCGAGGAACACATCAGACGAGTAGTCCTCAGCAAGCATTTCGTGCCATTCACCCAGTTCCGCCTCGATCACCTGCTGAAGGACAACTACGACCCGCGTTTCAACAGGACTGTGAGTGGTAGCCCAGTGGTCACCAAGGAACAGCTCCTACGTCGTAGTATCACCGACAGCGGGCCTGTCCGGATCACGTACGGTTCGCAGTACAACTTTAGACAGGTGGCGCAAACCTTCCGCCTGATGGATGACGTCAAAAGTGGTGTGCCCCGCACAGCCTATCAAGGGGTTGTCACATTCATGTACAATAGGGTGAGGGTATATTTGGCTCCCAAGTATAGCTGGAAGGGGTACAATTACAACTGGAGTTAG